One Desulfovibrio fairfieldensis genomic window carries:
- the icmH gene encoding type IVB secretion system protein IcmH/DotU — MPQQAAATDPDKTVVLFTEEPRSQSAELPFTAVAVTPGKQAPRHVPYLAQQTSFDEYTPGLNPLVNAASHLLLEIVRLRDAREADLEELRIRLEAEIRGFNAQASALGVSEAQVNAAQYLLCTALDESVTTSAIPGAQGDWQHHSLLSTFHQDTWGGEIFFDVLGRTMEQPASRLYLLELIYLLLSLGFEGKYRLQDRGPLALESLRDQLYRQIRLLRGEPSPDLAQKISVEPHKNKTYAYVPLWLIGAVLVFGIAVIFWGFSHTLNGKAEPLLSQFARHAPVSAPLAPDAPAPAATGDATAQTETAPAAVEDNAAVPTPAASHAPVTPASEVRP; from the coding sequence ATGCCGCAGCAAGCCGCCGCTACCGATCCGGACAAGACCGTGGTGCTTTTTACCGAGGAGCCGCGTTCCCAAAGCGCCGAACTGCCCTTCACGGCCGTGGCCGTGACCCCCGGCAAGCAGGCCCCGCGCCATGTGCCCTATCTGGCGCAGCAGACCTCCTTTGACGAATACACGCCGGGCCTCAACCCCCTGGTCAATGCGGCATCCCATCTGCTGCTGGAAATCGTGCGCCTGCGCGACGCGCGTGAAGCCGATCTGGAAGAACTGCGCATCCGCCTGGAAGCTGAAATCCGGGGCTTCAACGCCCAGGCCTCGGCTCTGGGCGTCAGCGAGGCCCAGGTCAATGCCGCGCAATACCTGCTCTGCACGGCTCTGGACGAGAGCGTCACCACCTCGGCCATTCCGGGCGCTCAGGGCGACTGGCAGCATCATTCCCTGCTCAGCACCTTTCACCAGGACACCTGGGGCGGCGAGATATTTTTCGACGTGCTCGGCCGCACCATGGAGCAGCCCGCCAGCAGGCTGTATCTGCTGGAACTGATTTACCTGCTGCTGAGTCTTGGCTTTGAAGGCAAATACCGTTTGCAGGACCGGGGCCCGCTGGCCCTGGAATCCCTGCGCGACCAGCTCTACAGGCAGATTCGCCTGCTGCGCGGCGAGCCCAGCCCGGATCTGGCCCAGAAAATCAGCGTGGAGCCGCACAAGAACAAAACCTACGCCTATGTGCCGCTCTGGCTCATCGGGGCCGTGCTGGTCTTCGGCATTGCCGTCATTTTCTGGGGCTTCTCCCATACGCTGAACGGCAAGGCGGAACCCCTGCTCAGCCAGTTCGCCCGGCATGCCCCGGTTTCCGCACCCCTTGCGCCCGACGCGCCCGCGCCGGCCGCTACGGGGGATGCCACGGCGCAAACGGAGACGGCTCCGGCCGCCGTTGAGGACAATGCCGCCGTTCCCACCCCGGCCGCGTCCCATGCGCCTGTTACGCCCGCCTCGGAGGTCCGCCCATGA